In the genome of Paenibacillus sp. FSL R5-0766, one region contains:
- a CDS encoding iron ABC transporter permease — protein sequence MNFNTPSRGKRSIVVSITLLCIAIAVIVISLNTGTIRLSPAAVLQTLLGNGSSDDQIVLFDYRLPRILVTVLAGAGLGIAGAALQGITRNPLADPGILGLHAGAAFGLMVFVSLSFTMDGSVALLIPLFAFAGSVAAALIIMLLSYDRHNGVSPIKLILVGIAVAAGFHALTLYLSLRLDEDTYSFAARWLAGSVWGRDWIHVQALLPWVVLCISYIWSRSKTLDAFNLGDAAATSIGTPVRSQRVILLLCAVALSAVSVSMAGGIGFIGLAAPHLARRLVGPMHRHLIPAAGLIGMVILVTADTIGRTIFQPNAIPAGVVVAAIGAPYFLYLLVRSK from the coding sequence ATGAATTTTAATACACCTTCACGAGGTAAACGTTCGATAGTTGTCAGTATCACGCTGCTCTGTATCGCCATTGCCGTTATTGTGATCAGCCTGAACACGGGAACCATTCGTCTCTCCCCAGCGGCTGTGTTACAGACTTTGCTTGGTAATGGCAGTTCGGATGATCAGATTGTACTGTTTGATTACCGACTGCCTCGCATCCTGGTAACTGTACTGGCTGGAGCAGGACTTGGTATTGCCGGAGCGGCCTTGCAAGGGATCACCCGCAATCCACTTGCGGACCCGGGGATTCTGGGATTACATGCGGGGGCAGCCTTTGGACTAATGGTGTTTGTTAGTCTCTCCTTTACGATGGATGGCTCTGTGGCCTTGCTAATCCCGTTGTTTGCTTTTGCAGGCAGTGTGGCCGCCGCCCTGATCATCATGCTGTTATCTTATGATCGCCATAACGGCGTATCACCCATTAAGCTGATTCTGGTGGGAATCGCGGTAGCGGCCGGGTTCCATGCGTTAACACTCTACCTATCCCTGCGTCTGGATGAAGATACCTATTCCTTTGCCGCTCGCTGGCTGGCAGGAAGCGTCTGGGGCCGGGATTGGATTCATGTGCAAGCTTTGCTTCCTTGGGTGGTGCTATGTATTTCTTATATTTGGAGTCGATCCAAAACACTCGATGCCTTCAATCTTGGAGATGCTGCCGCAACCAGTATCGGGACACCTGTCCGATCCCAGCGTGTTATTTTGCTGCTCTGTGCCGTGGCTTTGTCTGCCGTCAGTGTATCGATGGCTGGTGGGATCGGCTTTATCGGTCTGGCTGCGCCACATCTGGCGCGTAGACTTGTGGGTCCGATGCATCGGCATCTGATTCCAGCCGCCGGGCTCATCGGTATGGTTATTCTGGTGACCGCTGATACGATCGGGCGAACGATCTTTCAGCCTAATGCCATTCCGGCAGGCGTGGTGGTTGCTGCGATTGGTGCACCTTACTTTTTGTACCTGTTAGTACGAAGCAAGTGA
- a CDS encoding NADAR family protein produces the protein MEKFTFFWRTVSPFSQWHPADFTVNGVHYTSAEQYMMHQKALLFGDQTIADKILKASSASVQKKLGRQVAGFDQTLWETECQRIVYEGNWAKFSQNEELLTALRATRGTTLVEASPDDRIWGVGLAEEDPRIRNRRTWRGTNWLGEILTRLREDIGSDSDE, from the coding sequence ATGGAAAAGTTTACGTTTTTCTGGCGGACTGTATCTCCGTTCTCACAGTGGCACCCGGCGGATTTTACCGTGAACGGGGTTCACTACACAAGTGCTGAGCAATACATGATGCACCAGAAAGCGCTGCTGTTTGGCGATCAGACCATCGCAGACAAGATTCTGAAGGCAAGTTCTGCTTCGGTACAAAAAAAGCTGGGCAGACAGGTCGCAGGTTTCGACCAGACTTTATGGGAAACGGAATGCCAGCGCATTGTCTACGAAGGCAATTGGGCCAAATTTTCACAAAACGAAGAACTGCTAACCGCGCTGCGTGCCACCCGTGGAACGACCCTCGTGGAAGCAAGTCCGGATGATCGTATCTGGGGTGTGGGACTGGCAGAGGAAGACCCACGTATTCGGAATAGAAGAACATGGCGGGGAACCAACTGGCTGGGTGAGATTCTCACCCGTCTAAGAGAAGATATAGGAAGTGATTCAGATGAGTGA
- a CDS encoding NUDIX domain-containing protein, whose amino-acid sequence MTYEGSSGGKAPDYREHQDQVNISEEQFLDSYDAGDYERPSVTVDMLVFTIRSEAQENYRKLAQPELQLLLIRRGGHPYLGQWALPGGFVSMQESLEDAARRELLTETGLDDIYLEQLYTWGDVERDPRTRVISCSYMALVDSSELELQAGDDASEANWFRVEQRLLEEKRHIHERGRVTERRLQLILTNGTEELSAIVETKETIEGKIRSHRLTLEEIQGIAFDHAKIIHYALERLRSKIEYTDIAFNLMPETFTLTALQKVHEIISGKKLLAAAFRRKIAHWVIETGEYASSAGHRPSRLYRLNPERQTP is encoded by the coding sequence ATGACTTACGAAGGTTCCTCTGGAGGAAAAGCACCCGATTACCGAGAGCATCAGGATCAGGTAAACATTAGTGAAGAACAGTTTTTGGACAGCTATGATGCTGGCGATTACGAACGTCCTTCCGTCACCGTGGACATGTTGGTATTTACAATTCGCAGTGAAGCTCAGGAGAATTATCGCAAGCTCGCGCAACCCGAACTCCAGTTGCTGCTGATTCGGCGGGGCGGCCATCCCTATCTGGGACAGTGGGCGTTACCGGGTGGGTTTGTCTCCATGCAGGAATCATTGGAAGATGCTGCTCGGCGGGAATTGTTGACGGAGACGGGGCTGGATGATATTTATCTGGAGCAACTGTACACCTGGGGAGATGTGGAACGAGATCCGCGTACACGGGTCATCAGCTGTTCCTATATGGCGCTGGTCGATAGCAGCGAGCTGGAACTTCAGGCTGGCGATGATGCGAGTGAGGCCAATTGGTTTCGGGTGGAGCAGCGGCTTCTGGAGGAGAAGCGCCATATCCATGAGCGTGGACGTGTGACAGAACGCAGGTTGCAGTTGATTTTGACCAATGGAACAGAAGAGTTATCGGCAATTGTTGAGACAAAAGAAACAATAGAAGGAAAAATACGGAGCCATCGTTTGACGTTGGAGGAGATTCAGGGGATTGCATTTGATCATGCCAAAATCATTCATTATGCGCTTGAACGTCTGCGATCCAAGATTGAGTACACGGATATTGCATTTAATCTGATGCCGGAGACGTTTACGCTGACTGCACTTCAGAAAGTACATGAGATCATTAGTGGCAAAAAACTGCTGGCTGCCGCTTTCCGGCGTAAAATCGCCCATTGGGTTATTGAGACGGGAGAGTATGCGAGCAGTGCCGGTCATCGACCATCACGTTTATACAGATTGAACCCAGAGAGGCAGACACCCTGA
- a CDS encoding TIGR02452 family protein, producing MSDKHSSNPRTMRASIAQQTLAILEEGQYVNGYNRKVEMGADVQQAIRNSVLYRPSELSALRGKLRTEARAETHSIASSTEAEAVSVRIEVTGETTLGAASRLTVAEGREDVVCLNFASAKNPGGGFLGGSQAQEESLARATGLYPCIAQMDEMYEYNRKQRSGLYSNYMIYSPDVPVIRDDEDRLLDQYYVSSFITAPAVNAGVVKERGEADDLQIESVMKERIRYILDVAATNGHRTIVLGAYGCGVFRNEPAVVAKYFHDVLVGEGFKDSFERIVFAVYDRSSGQRTLKAFQRCLTEA from the coding sequence ATGAGTGATAAACATAGCTCCAATCCACGTACCATGCGGGCCAGTATCGCACAGCAGACGCTGGCTATTCTGGAAGAAGGACAATACGTGAATGGATATAATCGCAAGGTTGAGATGGGCGCCGATGTGCAGCAAGCGATCCGTAATTCGGTATTATACCGTCCTTCGGAGCTTTCCGCACTCAGGGGAAAGCTCCGTACAGAAGCTCGCGCAGAAACTCATTCGATAGCCTCATCAACTGAAGCTGAAGCTGTGTCAGTTCGCATTGAAGTTACTGGCGAGACTACACTTGGAGCGGCTTCACGTTTGACGGTAGCTGAAGGAAGAGAAGATGTGGTCTGTCTGAACTTTGCATCGGCGAAAAATCCTGGCGGCGGTTTCCTTGGTGGAAGTCAGGCACAGGAAGAGAGTCTGGCCCGAGCGACAGGACTATACCCGTGCATCGCCCAAATGGATGAAATGTACGAGTACAATCGCAAACAGCGATCGGGTCTCTATTCGAATTATATGATCTATTCACCGGATGTTCCGGTGATTCGTGATGATGAAGACCGACTGCTGGATCAATATTATGTATCATCCTTCATCACTGCGCCAGCGGTGAATGCGGGTGTGGTGAAAGAGCGTGGAGAAGCTGATGATCTACAGATTGAGTCCGTGATGAAGGAACGCATCCGTTATATTCTGGACGTGGCTGCTACGAATGGTCATCGGACGATTGTTCTCGGTGCATATGGTTGTGGAGTATTTCGTAATGAACCGGCAGTGGTGGCAAAGTATTTTCACGATGTGTTAGTGGGAGAGGGATTTAAGGACTCCTTTGAACGAATTGTATTTGCTGTATATGATCGATCCTCAGGTCAGCGAACATTAAAGGCATTTCAACGTTGTTTGACAGAGGCCTAA
- a CDS encoding ATP-binding protein produces the protein MKMVIFPLGCLLVILSSYVLRLTPHMAIMSLSGTLLVASIFGERRYPVLRKFQWFFLGIFHYFSELNWCNMLYYMLIISMIQDKQRLAHTLPISLLLMLQYTVIRLSYVPVDTYTLLVSLFDLLTSVVIIFLYHTLINSEVEKRRLREKNRFLTLHDPLTGLLNYEGYMEVLHKTVEEHRPFLLVLLNVNNFSGFKKDSEDPWCTVIIGTGQMISNHFTEAYGISRYAGDRFAVVLPEIQDVEERMSSLLSVQLQGLQVSYSISLYPEMSDSLQHFMTVAEDRLLQQQRSKWLKNEEEVFRSERLRAVGELAAGMAHEIRNPLTAIRGFLQLSRGQAFNIAPWYEVIMGEVTRVTDLTAEFLQFSKPHANHMKPEHLGHCLERVMSLTESDAASRGHQIMLEMTDEPVMIIMDRDKIVQVLINLIRNAFEAMTDPGEVHMDLLQDGDAVLISITDTGSGIPENSLSTIFNPFYTTKEEGTGLGLALCQKIVQDHNGKITVHSEMGVGSTFTLHLPMET, from the coding sequence ATGAAAATGGTGATATTCCCGCTAGGTTGTCTGCTTGTCATTCTGTCCTCTTATGTTCTAAGGCTTACCCCTCATATGGCAATAATGTCGCTTTCAGGGACATTATTGGTAGCAAGTATTTTTGGGGAAAGACGATATCCTGTGCTGCGGAAGTTTCAGTGGTTTTTTCTCGGGATATTTCATTATTTCAGTGAACTGAACTGGTGCAACATGCTGTATTATATGCTCATTATTTCAATGATCCAGGACAAACAGCGGTTGGCGCATACCTTGCCGATTTCGTTGCTGCTTATGCTGCAATATACGGTGATTCGGCTTTCGTATGTGCCTGTAGATACATATACTTTGCTCGTTTCGTTGTTTGACCTGTTAACCTCGGTTGTTATCATTTTTTTGTATCATACTTTAATCAACAGTGAGGTCGAGAAGCGCAGGCTTCGGGAAAAAAATCGGTTTCTGACCCTCCATGATCCGCTTACGGGACTGTTGAATTACGAAGGTTACATGGAGGTGCTGCATAAGACAGTAGAAGAGCATCGGCCTTTTTTGCTTGTCCTTTTGAATGTCAATAACTTTAGCGGCTTTAAAAAAGATTCAGAAGATCCTTGGTGTACGGTAATCATAGGTACAGGCCAGATGATTAGCAATCATTTCACTGAGGCCTACGGCATATCCCGATATGCAGGAGACCGATTTGCAGTCGTTTTGCCGGAGATACAGGATGTGGAAGAACGAATGTCGTCACTGCTATCCGTTCAGCTTCAAGGACTTCAGGTAAGCTACAGCATATCTCTGTACCCGGAAATGTCGGATTCGTTGCAGCACTTTATGACGGTAGCCGAGGATAGACTGCTTCAACAACAGCGCAGCAAATGGCTGAAAAATGAAGAAGAAGTATTTCGTTCCGAGAGACTAAGGGCTGTAGGTGAACTGGCCGCGGGTATGGCTCACGAAATTCGGAACCCACTTACCGCAATTCGGGGCTTCTTGCAGCTGTCACGTGGACAAGCGTTTAATATCGCGCCATGGTATGAAGTGATTATGGGTGAGGTGACGAGAGTAACTGACCTGACGGCTGAATTTTTACAGTTTTCCAAACCACATGCCAATCACATGAAACCTGAACATTTGGGTCACTGCCTTGAACGGGTGATGTCTTTGACCGAGTCAGATGCGGCATCCCGTGGGCATCAAATTATGCTTGAAATGACTGATGAGCCAGTTATGATCATCATGGATCGAGATAAGATTGTGCAGGTATTGATTAATCTGATTCGTAACGCTTTTGAAGCAATGACAGACCCGGGTGAGGTTCATATGGATTTGTTGCAGGATGGAGACGCAGTACTCATTTCAATTACAGATACAGGAAGCGGCATTCCGGAAAATTCGCTATCCACAATCTTTAATCCATTTTATACAACCAAAGAAGAAGGCACAGGACTGGGACTAGCACTCTGCCAGAAAATCGTTCAGGATCACAATGGTAAAATTACCGTCCATAGCGAAATGGGGGTTGGTTCCACCTTCACGCTTCATCTGCCAATGGAGACGTAA
- a CDS encoding MarR family transcriptional regulator, translated as MNPIQNDRLMGQLSELVKLKRYKVHEKLVNHPELYPGQPPLLFQLEREDGQSQKNLAEQLQRSPATVTVMLKRMESSGYVRREADPKDLRSLRVYLTDQGRSALQELREVIQELEQQAQKDFTPEESEIMSALAQRMLQNLRES; from the coding sequence ATGAACCCAATCCAAAACGATCGGTTAATGGGACAGTTGTCCGAGCTCGTGAAACTGAAACGCTACAAAGTTCATGAGAAACTTGTGAACCACCCCGAGTTATACCCGGGGCAGCCCCCTTTGCTGTTCCAGCTTGAACGGGAAGATGGCCAATCCCAGAAAAACCTGGCCGAACAACTTCAGCGCAGTCCCGCAACGGTAACCGTCATGCTCAAGCGTATGGAATCATCCGGTTATGTGAGACGCGAAGCAGACCCGAAGGATCTGCGCAGTCTGCGGGTATACCTGACGGATCAGGGGCGCTCCGCGCTACAAGAATTGAGAGAAGTGATTCAGGAGTTGGAACAGCAGGCCCAGAAAGATTTTACACCGGAAGAATCCGAGATTATGTCTGCACTTGCACAGCGTATGCTCCAAAACTTGCGTGAATCCTGA
- a CDS encoding ABC transporter ATP-binding protein, translating into MAKPASSSIQQTVVPPIGRPGPAGRGSVPKVRAKNARHALIRVWSYMGRHRKGVIAALVLTALGTLLNLAGPYLLGRAVNEHIVPKVTAGLLKECLLLLSVYVLGSLLMWAQSYVMIGVSQLTVKDLRHALFSRLQELPVSFFDKNQSGDLMSRATNDIDNVSTTLNQSVTQLMSSAILLVGSLSIMFALDVRLTLLSLVTVPLITIATRLIASRTRKHFTAQQKLLGELNGYAQETIAGQKVVAAYNRQDQTHQHFKNLNEKLRTSSTQAQTVSGLVGPTMNVMNNIGFAILASVGGWMAYHDLTSIGLIVSFLAYSRQIERPLSDLANQYNLIQAAIAGAERVFHIMDTPGEYVEEQKKQLDQIQGKVVFEDVSFGYIAERDILKKVSFTAKPGEMIALVGPTGAGKTTIINLLPRFYEITGGRITIDGCDISELEKDQLRRQLGIVLQDAYLFSGTIRDNLAYGKPDATDEQIRQAATLANAHSFIRKLSQGYDTPIISGGSNLSQGQRQLLTIARAILADPAILILDEATSSIDTRTEMKIQEAMRTLMKDRTSFVIAHRLSTIREADQILVIDEGQIAERGSHDELMQQQGFYYQLHQGQLNKSNPI; encoded by the coding sequence TTGGCTAAACCTGCCTCTTCCTCCATACAACAAACGGTCGTGCCTCCCATCGGAAGACCCGGACCGGCGGGCAGAGGATCTGTTCCCAAAGTCAGAGCCAAAAATGCACGCCACGCCCTCATCCGGGTATGGTCATACATGGGACGTCATCGCAAAGGAGTTATTGCTGCATTAGTGCTGACCGCTCTCGGAACACTGCTCAATCTGGCAGGACCTTATCTTCTCGGCCGCGCCGTTAACGAACATATCGTGCCCAAAGTAACAGCGGGTTTGCTGAAAGAATGTCTCCTCTTGCTGAGTGTTTATGTCCTTGGCTCACTCCTGATGTGGGCTCAATCCTATGTCATGATTGGTGTGTCCCAACTGACCGTCAAAGATCTGCGACATGCGTTGTTCTCCCGACTACAAGAGCTGCCTGTCAGCTTTTTTGATAAAAATCAAAGCGGGGATCTCATGAGCCGGGCCACCAATGATATCGATAATGTATCTACAACGCTGAATCAAAGCGTAACCCAATTGATGTCCAGTGCCATCCTGCTCGTTGGTTCCTTGTCGATCATGTTTGCACTTGATGTTCGGCTTACATTGCTCAGTCTGGTAACAGTACCCTTAATTACCATTGCTACTCGTCTAATCGCGTCAAGAACACGCAAACACTTCACCGCCCAGCAGAAATTACTTGGTGAGCTTAATGGGTATGCTCAGGAAACCATTGCTGGACAAAAAGTCGTAGCGGCTTATAACCGTCAGGATCAGACACATCAACATTTTAAGAACCTGAACGAGAAACTGCGCACCTCCAGCACACAAGCCCAGACTGTTTCGGGTTTGGTTGGCCCTACGATGAACGTGATGAACAATATTGGGTTTGCCATACTGGCTTCTGTGGGTGGATGGATGGCTTATCATGATCTGACATCCATCGGATTGATCGTCAGTTTTCTTGCATACTCCCGTCAGATTGAGCGGCCGCTGAGCGATCTGGCCAATCAGTACAATCTGATTCAGGCTGCCATTGCAGGTGCTGAACGGGTGTTTCACATCATGGATACGCCTGGTGAGTATGTGGAGGAACAGAAGAAACAACTGGATCAGATTCAAGGTAAAGTTGTATTTGAAGATGTCTCCTTCGGGTACATTGCAGAGCGAGACATTCTGAAGAAGGTTAGCTTTACTGCCAAACCTGGGGAGATGATTGCACTTGTTGGACCCACCGGCGCAGGCAAAACAACCATTATCAACCTGTTACCCCGTTTCTACGAGATTACAGGCGGACGGATCACCATCGATGGATGTGACATCTCGGAACTGGAGAAGGATCAACTCCGTCGGCAACTCGGCATTGTACTTCAGGATGCCTACCTGTTCTCGGGTACCATTCGTGACAATCTCGCCTATGGCAAGCCGGACGCAACCGATGAACAGATCAGGCAAGCAGCTACGCTTGCGAATGCACACTCGTTCATCCGCAAACTGTCGCAGGGCTACGATACCCCCATCATTTCCGGGGGAAGCAATCTGAGTCAGGGACAACGACAGCTGCTGACCATTGCCCGGGCAATTCTGGCGGATCCAGCCATTCTTATTCTGGATGAGGCAACAAGCAGCATCGATACGCGTACAGAGATGAAGATCCAGGAAGCGATGCGCACTTTAATGAAAGACCGCACCAGCTTTGTCATCGCTCACAGGCTCAGCACGATACGTGAAGCCGATCAGATTCTCGTCATTGATGAAGGACAGATCGCTGAACGGGGAAGCCATGATGAATTGATGCAGCAACAAGGATTCTACTATCAGTTACATCAGGGACAGCTCAATAAGTCGAACCCCATATAG
- a CDS encoding ABC transporter ATP-binding protein, translating into MWTLKRFLTPYKSAAIVAPLLMVLEVTMDLLQPKLMSSIVDDGVLAGNLPHIATTGLIMLLVALIGWVGGAGCTLYSSKAAVGYGTDLRQELFDHIQTFSFRNLDTFQEGSLITRLTSDITQMQTFVQMLLRMFIRSPMLIIGSIIMAFTISVKLALILIATVPVLFIILFILIKASYPLFASVQSKLDQVNAVLQENLAGIRVVKAFARARMEKKRFKQSNEDYTTTAVKAWRIVTLNAPVLSLMLNATIVAVLWFGGFQVVGGDIAAGDLIAFINYVTVVLSSLTSIGMMMMSFSRAKVSAARINEVLHTQPDIQSGTDNSGNVQSSPSTRDQSRYQTSSLSSRTGGQVEFRDVSFRYDGDHALTGINLRALPGEKVALIGSTGSGKTSLVQLIPRLYDASQGEVLVNGVNVRHWDLHDLRSRVSIVLQESILFSGSIRDNICFGRPNATDAELRAAAQAAAADDFIMKLKDGYDTELGQRGVNLSGGQKQRISIARALLMRPEVLILDDSTSAVDLRTEASIQKALQSLMQDNTTFLIAQRISSVKDADCIYVIDEGQIVARGTHDDLMAHSSHYQSIYYSQQRKEDVQFG; encoded by the coding sequence TTGTGGACGTTAAAACGATTCTTGACCCCGTATAAGTCAGCGGCAATCGTCGCCCCACTGCTCATGGTACTTGAGGTTACCATGGACCTGCTCCAGCCCAAGCTGATGTCCAGCATCGTGGATGATGGTGTACTTGCAGGGAACCTGCCCCATATCGCGACTACAGGTCTGATCATGCTACTTGTTGCGTTAATCGGCTGGGTTGGCGGCGCAGGCTGTACACTCTATTCAAGCAAAGCTGCCGTGGGATACGGCACGGATCTGCGTCAGGAACTGTTTGACCATATTCAGACCTTCTCTTTCCGCAATCTGGATACGTTTCAGGAAGGATCTCTGATCACGCGTCTGACCAGTGACATTACCCAGATGCAAACTTTTGTGCAGATGCTGCTGCGGATGTTCATCCGTTCGCCGATGCTGATCATTGGTAGTATCATCATGGCGTTTACGATCAGTGTGAAACTGGCTTTGATTCTTATTGCCACCGTGCCCGTGCTGTTTATTATTTTATTTATTCTGATAAAAGCTTCCTATCCGCTGTTCGCCAGTGTGCAGAGCAAGCTTGATCAGGTCAACGCTGTGCTCCAGGAGAATCTCGCCGGCATCCGTGTCGTCAAGGCGTTTGCACGAGCACGTATGGAGAAAAAGCGGTTCAAGCAATCCAACGAAGATTACACTACAACCGCCGTCAAAGCCTGGCGTATTGTAACGCTGAACGCACCCGTGCTCAGCCTGATGCTGAACGCTACCATTGTAGCGGTGCTGTGGTTTGGAGGTTTCCAGGTAGTCGGAGGCGATATTGCTGCCGGAGATCTGATTGCTTTTATCAACTATGTCACGGTTGTACTCTCTTCCCTCACGTCGATCGGCATGATGATGATGAGCTTCTCCCGCGCCAAGGTATCTGCTGCACGGATCAACGAGGTGTTACATACACAGCCGGATATTCAATCGGGAACCGACAACTCCGGGAATGTACAGTCATCCCCGTCTACCCGTGATCAGTCCCGATACCAAACGTCTTCTCTTTCCTCGCGCACAGGCGGTCAAGTGGAATTCAGAGACGTATCTTTCCGTTATGACGGAGACCATGCACTCACCGGAATTAACCTGAGGGCTCTCCCGGGTGAGAAAGTGGCTCTGATCGGTTCAACAGGTTCAGGCAAAACCTCGTTGGTGCAGCTGATTCCCCGTCTGTATGATGCTTCGCAGGGTGAAGTGCTCGTGAATGGAGTGAACGTTCGCCACTGGGATCTTCATGATCTTCGCAGCCGTGTGTCCATTGTGCTCCAAGAATCCATTCTGTTCAGCGGCAGCATCCGGGATAACATTTGCTTCGGCCGGCCCAATGCAACAGATGCTGAATTGCGTGCTGCGGCGCAAGCTGCGGCAGCGGATGATTTTATTATGAAACTGAAAGATGGGTATGACACGGAGCTGGGTCAGCGCGGGGTCAATCTGTCCGGTGGACAGAAACAACGTATATCCATTGCACGCGCCCTGCTTATGCGACCGGAAGTGCTGATTCTGGATGATAGCACCAGTGCTGTGGATCTGCGCACGGAAGCAAGTATTCAGAAGGCTTTGCAATCCTTGATGCAAGACAACACGACCTTTTTGATTGCACAGCGGATCTCTTCCGTGAAAGATGCAGACTGTATATATGTCATTGATGAAGGACAGATCGTTGCCAGAGGCACACATGATGACCTTATGGCTCATTCATCACACTACCAATCGATCTATTATTCGCAGCAACGGAAGGAGGATGTTCAATTTGGCTAA
- a CDS encoding macro domain-containing protein, with amino-acid sequence MQYHEREQDLFELGDEYTLAHCISADARMGKGIAVQFRERFGLENLQEQAKQEPLEIGRCYPVGRTMNLVTKAKFSNKPTYQSLTDAVESMRDVCVREGITKLAMPRIGCGLDRLKWEKVSPIIQATFADTDVEIIVCTL; translated from the coding sequence ATGCAGTATCATGAGAGAGAACAGGATTTATTTGAACTGGGGGATGAGTACACGCTTGCGCACTGCATATCAGCCGATGCAAGGATGGGCAAGGGCATTGCGGTACAGTTTCGGGAGCGATTTGGTTTGGAAAATCTTCAAGAGCAGGCCAAACAGGAGCCGCTTGAGATTGGACGATGTTATCCGGTAGGACGGACGATGAATCTGGTCACCAAGGCAAAGTTCTCCAACAAGCCGACGTACCAATCATTGACGGATGCGGTAGAATCCATGCGGGACGTATGTGTGAGGGAAGGGATTACGAAATTGGCGATGCCCCGAATAGGATGTGGGTTGGACAGGCTGAAATGGGAGAAGGTCAGTCCAATTATCCAGGCAACCTTTGCCGATACGGATGTTGAGATCATTGTCTGTACACTGTGA
- a CDS encoding iron-hydroxamate ABC transporter substrate-binding protein → MLKKNLMLVMSICMVLVLAACGTANNSPSASGGSSTDTSSNNQDNSASSGEPRIASMSIHLTNDLLSLGITPVGSVIGGEAKGFLSHVADQLQNTTPLGPVKDPDMEALLALKPDVIYLDEEFSGGDLAKFEKIAPVHVFNLDDGTWRDHLKDIGKLVNREKEAEQYIQDYATETEEVKSLVHDTIGEDGTVMAIRVTAKELRVFSTRRPMGPILYEDLGLTPAKGITDIDSTKPYQVVSREILPDYDADAIFVVVNSDDEAQTMFKELQNNPIWQGLKAVKAGHVYPIGAQPWLDYSSIGNKMAMDEAKEMFSKK, encoded by the coding sequence ATGTTAAAGAAAAATCTTATGCTTGTCATGAGTATCTGTATGGTACTTGTACTCGCAGCCTGTGGAACGGCCAATAATTCACCATCTGCTTCTGGTGGTTCGTCTACGGATACTTCAAGCAACAATCAGGACAACAGTGCAAGTTCAGGAGAGCCCCGTATTGCCTCCATGTCGATCCACTTGACCAATGATCTGCTGTCTCTCGGTATTACTCCGGTTGGTTCCGTTATTGGTGGCGAAGCCAAAGGCTTCCTGTCCCATGTTGCTGATCAACTTCAAAATACAACGCCACTTGGTCCGGTTAAAGACCCGGATATGGAAGCTTTGCTTGCCCTGAAACCCGATGTGATCTATCTGGACGAAGAATTCTCCGGTGGTGATCTTGCCAAATTCGAAAAAATTGCTCCGGTGCATGTCTTCAATCTGGATGACGGTACATGGCGCGACCATCTGAAAGACATTGGCAAACTCGTAAATCGTGAGAAGGAAGCCGAGCAATACATTCAGGACTACGCAACCGAAACGGAAGAAGTGAAATCTCTGGTTCATGACACGATTGGAGAAGATGGTACTGTGATGGCAATCCGTGTTACTGCCAAAGAATTGCGTGTATTCAGTACACGCCGTCCCATGGGTCCCATTTTATATGAGGATCTCGGTCTGACTCCTGCCAAAGGGATCACAGATATCGACTCGACTAAACCTTATCAAGTTGTCTCCCGTGAAATATTGCCAGACTACGATGCAGATGCGATCTTTGTGGTTGTGAATTCGGATGATGAAGCCCAAACCATGTTCAAGGAGCTGCAAAACAATCCGATCTGGCAAGGTCTGAAAGCAGTCAAAGCCGGCCACGTCTACCCGATTGGCGCACAACCTTGGCTCGATTACTCATCGATCGGTAATAAAATGGCCATGGATGAAGCCAAAGAAATGTTCTCCAAAAAATAA